The DNA sequence CGGTGCCCACGCCGTACGGCGAAGCATTTACGGTCGGTACGACAGgcttagcaggattgaagtgtaccagcactgccgcattggtgattagctccttgctgcaaTGGAAGGCGTGGTCCTGCTccttccagacccattgctgaccatctaGAAGCAGAAGATGGAGTGGCTGCAGATGCTCCGACAGGTTCCGCAGGAAGCTCCTGTAGAAGTAGATGAGGCCAAGGTAGCtttgaagctccttcttgttctcgggcttaggcgccttgagaacagcatcaactttgcgtgGAGCCGGGACTAGGCCAGACTGGGAAACAGCATGTCCCAAGCACTCAAGAGTGGGGACCAAGAAAATGCATTTTTCCAGCCTTAGCTTGAGATCGGCGTCCAGCACTCATGCCACGACGTTGTGCAGGTTGTGCAGGTGGTCCCCGTTGTCACTGCCAGCAAccaggatgtcatccaagtacatcGACACGttcctcatgcccctgaagaggttgttcATCTCCCTCTGATATATGGCTACAGCCCCACCAAATGGTAAGCGCGTGTAATGAAAGAGcgccaaagttgtcgatattgtgacacattcccgggaggcatcctggagcaccagctgctggtaagcatctctcaGGTCAAACTTGGTAAACTTCTGTCCGCCGGACAATGCTGCCCAAAAATGTTCAATGTGGGCCAACGGGTACTTCTTGATGGTAGCGACGGGGtcgatcggatcggaaaacatttattgggctctagaaacgAGATCTTCGTGGCTTCAGACGGCCTcctccatcttctgatggattcttctgtctgcaatcacagggttgcaATCACAGGGCTGCAATCACAAGGCTCCAGtcagtatggccaacccgcgagctcgctctattAGGCGCTTTTGGCcattcaagcttacgctggaaagcatactctcccactgttccgcactcgggtttttaattttatagatagttggggactcaatattttgaccgGCCCATGATATGTAgtacagatctggtttctctccgcaccatgggcacttagcctcatattgtgttGGGAAAATTTTGTTCTGAAGGTTTAGATTctggaaagtacccgtctgcagttgtcgccatgcaacagcatcctctctgcttagatccttatccgggggtgggtacttcagtctgacccctttataataatttaggatatctgagtagcccatgggttctgactcgggttcctcaaggctggatgtgtcgaacgcccggttggtatgccctcgagctatcctatccgcctcttggttccctgttatgccagtgtgccttggtacccagattatggtatgctgaactttgtttcctgggtcgcatgagcagagtatgtgGCCTGCTCTGCGCCCtattctgccgtttgtataattacggcatgctgcttgaaattctgttattattgttagggtcctgccagatcgatagccctccagtgctgccagagccacagctgcctcttcggtCTCGACTACCATGtagtcctgtagtgatgcgctggcgatctccttgaggtccgaattaaccaacgacgccactgctctgctgttgtgtcttccgtctttgacaaacgttgccgcgtccgtataccttgtgttgtccttgttcgccaaggttctctgcaacgtactccgctcttgcttctctacgcgccttgtgcaggttccagtccacattcttgggtatcggtgcgactcgcagtgtaatgcgatacttgtccggaatggcctcggtacgCTCGATCTCTTGGACcatgttgccgccgccatatcttcgcaggagcacccttcccgtgggggtctgcattaacctacgtgcctgagagcatagtagtgcttctcttagttcactgaaggtattgtgcagtcccagggccagcagtGTTTCGGTCGATGTGCGCAGTGGCAGGTGAAGCGTAGTTTTGTACGCCTTTCACAGTATGACGTCCACTTGTTCTCCTTCTTGCTTGGTgcatttgtggtagggaaggctatacaccactctgctaaccacgaggctcgtgactagcctaagtgtgtcGCTCTCATTCATGCCAtgtctcttgctagatactctgttgatcatacgggctacctgcatggtggcagtcttcagcagtgtcagAGTATGATTGCACCGTTGATTGGACTGAAGCCACATCCCCAGGGCCCGAATGGTGGTCTTCTCCGGAATGCGTTGTCCCGCGAGGTATACGTTGAGGATGTGCTCATCGCTTTTAGGGACCGTTCGATTTTGTTTGCCTCGCCACACACTTAGGAGCTGGGACTTCTCCGTCGAGCAAGTGAGGCCCCTGGCCCTAACGTAGGTTTCTACGcaggtggccgctttttgcaggcaCTCTTCCTTTTCGCTGAGCGATCCCCGGTTCACCGATACCGTGATGTCAGCGTAAATGGCGTGCCGTATGCCTTCAAGTTGTTCGAGTTGTCTTGCTAGCCCGATCgttgcgacgttgaagaggatgggggagatgaccgacccttgaggagttCTCTTGTTTGGGGTGCGAAACTTCTCTGATCTGACTGCTCGCAGGCCGATGGTTGCTGTCCGGTGAGAGAGGAACGCCTTGACGTAGCCATGCATCCTTCTGCCACAGTTCAGGCTATCCATTCCTTTGAGTATTGCTTCATggctgacattgtcgaaggctcctttaatgtccagtgccatgatgacgtgttcgctgtttcgtgggacgttgctgagcacctcctccttgagctggaggagcacgtcttgcgtcgataatttagcgcggaatccaaacatgctggAGGGTACAGCTCGTTGTCCTGCATATAATTTTGTAGCATCATTGTAATCAcccgctcgtacagcttgcctaagCGTGACGTGAGGGAGATTGGTCTAAGATTTTCTACTTGCAGTTTTTGCCAGGTTTTGGAATCAATCATCAAGACGCAAATCGGAATGGCTCACGTAAAGCGTCCGATAGGTACAGCAAAAataacggattgggatgcctttagACAAGCCTGTGATGGACATCCGCTGGGCGCGATACTGTCAATCGAGGAACGGGGGAATATGCTGAAGGAAAGGCAAAGCGAGTACACCAAGTTGATTGACCGCACAGAGCAAATACCGGAGGTTGACTCTAGACTGCttcggctatgggaggcaagataGAGCCTGACCAAAAGGTGGAGGACACAGAAGTTTAATAGGAAGCTAAATCTTAAGATTGCGGAAATTACGCAGAAGACAGAAGACTATCTATGCGGAACAATTGGCGAGAGCaaattggcagcaatttagcaattcctTAAGCGGAACCCTGAGTATCGCTCGAGCGTGGAGCATACTCAAAGCACTCCTAGACCCGACTAAAACCAAGTCGGAGAACAACAAGGCCATACTAGGCTGGTTAACCAGTTTCAGGGCTCAAAGCATGAGCTCATAGAAAGAGTAAGGCACAAGTGCTTCGTGGAcggtgacccagcagcctacacggAGCGTTACAAGGGGAAAGAAAATTCTGATCTGGACCGGCCTATAACCAAAGAGGAAGTATACGCAGCAATAAGAAATACCACTAGGAATACGGCTGCAGGCGCAGATAAGATAAAAAACGCGCTGATTCGCAACCTCAGTGATGGGCTGGTAGTCGAACTTACAATCTCAACAAGCACTGGGCGGAGGAGACAGTACCCGAGGAGTGGAACCATGCGGAGCTAGTCACGATGTCGATGGTAACCTTGATgtccccgcagatcctgacacaTCCATCTCGCTTGAGGACAGGTAGGATGGAATCGGCCCATTAAGACGTCTTCACGGGCACCAGGATACCCTGTCGATGTAgccgttgcagctcctgggtgaccccgtccttcagggcgaacggcagtgggcgaggcttgaaaaaacgtagCCCGGCTCCCTCAGATGCATAGATGCCAGCTGTCGTGCCGGCCAATGTGCCAACCCCTCGCTGAAACATGGACTTGAACTCAGTCAGGGGGCTGGGAACGTCTCTCACCGCATGCTGGCTGGCTTCCTGgcactctggcagacgaacgtCCAGTgaatgaatccagtttcggcccagcagcgtcggcgacgaccccttgcTTAAATAAAGGgaaagggttgcctccctgtcgctaAAGCGAACGCTTACGTGGGCCTGACGAtggacctgggagagctgcccggagaagcggcgtagcatgacgtcagaagcctcgacggacacgccggggaaggTACGTTTGAACAGTTTCCCGGCCATGCCCAACACGCTAGCCCCTGTGTagagctccatggaaatggggtgccctcAGATTTCTACGGTCAGCATGTACAACGGCACAGACGACGgaacaaagcctgtgtgccacatgccGAAAATGggcgggtcctcggccacgacgtggagcctggccgcgaAAGAGCtcgagcctgctgccgcacgGCCCCGCCGCGTACCCTTgtgacggctaccctggccgcggaCTTGTGTCGcacctgggcttgaaccaggatgctgctgctgctgtccgttgttcgtcctcccccttcggcatacccgtgccaggtgcccagttttccctcACGTGAaacattgtgcttgagagaactggcactgtgagggggagtgggcaccaccacagcgaccgcaggccTGGCCCTTTGTCGCCAAATTGTTGACCATCGCTTCTGCCGACGGTGAGCTAGTCGCACGGACAATCTCGCCGGCGTCTTTGGAGGCAGCTTCCATTGCCGGCGCTGCCTTCATGGCGTCGTCCAGCGAGGAGTCGGGAAGCTCCGTGAGTCACATCTGCATGGCGTGGCTGTTGATGCCGTTGATGAAACAGTCCaggagcagcgagtccagctggtccccgaaaacgCAAGCACTTGCTGACCCTCGTTGCGCAGCAATGAACTGCctgagggtctctccttcccggccGCTCCGGTTGGTGAAGCGGAAACGTACCATTAGTTTGGACGGTGCCGGgatgaaatgcgagcgcagtatggtgagcagctcacccagcgtcctaagtgcggcgtggctggcttgagaagttCGATCAGGAgactgaagacgcgggtcccgcaAGTGGCCAGAAAAATGttccgctgtttggcctcggttgtgtcgtttgcccggaaaACCACGCTGAATAGTTCCTCGTAAATGGGGCAGGAGGaaccatctccctcgaacggctcgagccttgcGTACAGCAGCATGGCGGAGGCAACGGGGGAggtgtttcgccgctcgcggcggcgtgggacgatccgtgggtacGATCCGTGGTGGTCGCACACTACGAGTATTGCCTGTAGTCTCTATTTCGTAGCATTAGGAAAGACACCGGTGCTCCCTGCTTATCAACAGCTTGGTATTGCTGACCACCTGCAATTGTGCGAAAAGCGGAAAACTGCGGAAGCCTACCAGCGATGCCGCGAAGATACGAAgagcattagcgcaagctcttgggccagttggtgcatgatgaacttgagaAAGGGtgccagcgaaacacaaaggacgcgcacaaaaggaaaaggcgttagacacggatGGTCGCTGCACGGACCAGGGTGTAAGACGTGGACCAGCGTCGGTCCTTGTCTAACGCTTTTTCCTTTTGTgtgcgtcctttgtgtttcgctggcaCCCTTTTTCAGGTGATATGAAGAGGCAGCTCGACCACCACCACTACACACGGATACCTCGTATACAGCTGAATGATTTAGTACTCGTCAGAAAAGGTCTTCCGGGTACGAAGCAGGTGTACATGGGACCATATCGCGTGGTGCAAACTGCTGTGCATAAAGGTGTTCTGAAGAGAGTTGTTTACATCAACGACGACGGCGTGCTCGGGTTTGCAACCATTGGAAACGTATTTGtgtatcatcccaggagggatgagTCTTCAAAGAAGGGGAGTGTACGTGGACGTTATGAAGAAGAAGTTACAAGGTGTCTTAACGAATACGACGAATGGATGAGGGGGGAGAACAAAGAAGATGGCTGGCACTATAGCCTAGCCCTACTGTGCGAGATGCCTGTGAGGGGTAccagatagatgatgcgtacTCCAGTTACGGCCGAACGTATGTCTGATACACAAGTTTTTTTAATACCGGGCGATGCAGATTTCCGATTGCGACGCAAAAATACAAGTGTGCGCGAGGCGTTTGCGCATATTGTTTCAATGTGAGTAACCCATGATAATGACGATGTCACTGCTGTAACGCAGTGATTTGGCCTTGTTTGTAAGACTTGCTGTTGGTTGGGCGTTGCTGTCATCCCATATATCCACGGTCTATCGCACCTTTTAAAGAAATTAGGTCAACGTGCGAATGTTAGGGTTGTGCTTTCAGCTTCTGCAAAATTGCAATGTCTGTGCAGACTAACCAGACCAGGCTTGTCTGACAAGGGCACCTGCAAAAAGAAACAGCAGGAACCGTTTGTTGAATGTGTGGGAGCAGTTGTTTACAACCTTCCTCTAAAGTGTGGGATGAACTACGTGGGGTAAAGCGCAAGGTGCCTCAACGAGCGTGTAAAGAAACACTGGtataatgtagcagaaaagcggggtGGGTTCCTTGACGCTCACTGCAGGCATTGCAAGTGCGCTGTTGTCGGGGTGCATGACGGTGACCCCTCGAtgtgtgctccagcatacagagactgctccattgtgAGAACAGCCCGAGGTAGGATGACTCACGAAATTATGGAACCAGAAATGATCGATA is a window from the Dermacentor albipictus isolate Rhodes 1998 colony chromosome 6, USDA_Dalb.pri_finalv2, whole genome shotgun sequence genome containing:
- the LOC139047108 gene encoding uncharacterized protein, which produces MELYTGASVLGMAGKLFKRTFPGVSVEASDVMLRRFSGQLSQVHRQAHVSVRFSDREATLSLYLSKGSSPTLLGRNWIHSLDVRLPECQEASQHAVRDVPSPLTEFKSMFQRGVGTLAGTTAGIYASEGAGLRFFKPRPLPFALKDGVTQELQRLHRQGILVPVKTS